The following proteins are co-located in the Planococcus plakortidis genome:
- the nagA gene encoding N-acetylglucosamine-6-phosphate deacetylase, protein MGKSLLFSNVLVVDEDGVERIDVLTADGRIEKMGHGLVAKDAQAFDGRGKILMPGFIDIHVHGANGFDVMDADAAALSGIAQALPKEGVTAFVATTMTQTEGRIARAVETAGKYRSADGEAELLGIHLEGPFLSPEQAGAQNPEHFLKPELDLFNHWQALGGGRIRIVTLAPELEGADKFIAGLEASGVIASIGHSAATYEQTVASNAQHVTHLFNQMTAFHHREPGVVGAAMLDSRFRVELIADLIHNHPAAVKLAYQQIGAGRLILITDAMRAKGLGYGNYDLGGQTVVVDETGTRIQTGRLAGSVLTMDRALRNVRDLAQCSLPELAQMSSGNAAAALGLHGKGKIARGMDADLVLMTEALEVELTVCRGEIAFSAN, encoded by the coding sequence ATGGGGAAAAGCCTTCTGTTTTCAAATGTTTTGGTAGTGGATGAGGATGGTGTAGAGCGGATAGATGTGCTGACCGCAGATGGGCGTATCGAAAAAATGGGGCATGGGCTCGTGGCTAAGGATGCGCAAGCCTTTGATGGCCGCGGCAAAATCCTGATGCCGGGGTTCATCGATATCCATGTGCACGGGGCGAACGGGTTCGATGTGATGGATGCGGACGCTGCGGCGCTGTCGGGCATCGCGCAAGCTTTGCCGAAAGAAGGGGTGACGGCGTTTGTTGCGACAACGATGACGCAAACCGAAGGACGCATCGCACGTGCTGTCGAAACGGCAGGGAAGTATAGAAGCGCGGACGGCGAAGCGGAATTGCTCGGGATCCATCTCGAAGGGCCGTTTTTGTCTCCGGAACAGGCGGGTGCACAAAATCCCGAGCATTTCCTGAAACCTGAGCTTGATTTATTCAACCATTGGCAAGCGCTTGGCGGCGGCCGTATCCGCATCGTCACCTTGGCGCCCGAGCTCGAAGGGGCGGATAAATTTATCGCGGGACTCGAAGCGTCGGGGGTGATCGCCTCCATCGGGCATTCGGCGGCGACTTATGAACAAACGGTCGCCTCGAACGCGCAGCATGTGACGCATCTATTCAATCAAATGACGGCGTTCCATCACCGCGAACCGGGCGTGGTGGGGGCAGCGATGCTGGATTCACGTTTCCGGGTCGAGTTGATCGCGGATTTGATCCATAACCATCCAGCGGCGGTGAAACTGGCGTATCAACAGATCGGTGCGGGGCGGTTGATCCTGATTACCGATGCGATGCGCGCCAAAGGCCTTGGTTATGGCAATTATGATCTCGGCGGCCAGACCGTGGTGGTCGATGAAACAGGGACAAGGATCCAGACGGGGAGGCTCGCCGGAAGTGTATTGACGATGGATCGGGCTCTCCGGAATGTCCGCGATTTGGCGCAATGCAGTTTGCCGGAACTCGCACAGATGAGTTCCGGAAATGCCGCAGCGGCACTCGGGCTTCACGGTAAAGGGAAGATTGCGCGCGGAATGGATGCCGACCTCGTGCTGATGACGGAAGCGCTGGAAGTGGAATTGACTGTATGCCGAGGGGAGATCGCTTTTTCGGCAAATTAA
- a CDS encoding YdhK family protein, translating into MIRKKLMMGSASLAAALTLAACGGEEADNSAAPEEQSETTNEAGKVLEEIDDPEEREESDGHGGMDHSSDGEVPDELMEAANPTYAVGDKATIQADHMPGMDGATATIAGAYDTTAYSVSYTPTDGGAPVENHKWVIHEELEDAQDAPYTEGDAVTLAADHMEGMEGASAAVDSAEETTVYMVDFENTETGESVSNHKWVTESELTAQ; encoded by the coding sequence ATGATCAGGAAAAAACTCATGATGGGCAGCGCATCGCTCGCAGCAGCCCTGACACTTGCCGCGTGCGGAGGCGAGGAAGCGGATAATTCAGCCGCTCCCGAAGAACAATCCGAGACGACCAACGAAGCAGGCAAAGTGCTCGAAGAAATCGATGACCCAGAAGAACGCGAAGAAAGCGATGGCCACGGAGGCATGGACCATTCAAGCGATGGCGAAGTGCCGGATGAGTTGATGGAAGCCGCTAATCCGACATATGCTGTCGGGGATAAGGCGACCATTCAAGCAGACCATATGCCGGGAATGGATGGTGCCACAGCGACCATCGCCGGTGCATACGACACGACTGCCTACAGCGTCAGCTACACGCCGACAGACGGAGGGGCACCTGTCGAAAACCATAAATGGGTGATTCATGAAGAACTTGAAGATGCGCAAGATGCCCCTTACACTGAAGGCGATGCCGTGACGCTCGCGGCTGACCATATGGAAGGCATGGAAGGCGCAAGTGCAGCAGTCGACAGTGCTGAAGAAACGACCGTCTATATGGTCGATTTCGAAAATACCGAAACCGGAGAGTCAGTCAGCAACCATAAATGGGTTACAGAAAGCGAATTAACCGCTCAGTAA
- a CDS encoding F510_1955 family glycosylhydrolase, translated as MKNNWLWPVIAAGLFISACGAETAQQETENPADASPESTEETETASAVDSAAMELEVPFDGVMDHVHGMGYIEENGGLYFASHHGLKVHRDGKWTEIEDQYHDFMGFNATATGFVSSGHPDMQSGMQNPLGIKRSDDGGETFEDLGFEGETDFHEMAVGYNTNNLFVFNPQANSEMETGFHRSDDAGETWQQTAAEGLDGKVTYLAMHPDDSMMIAAASNQGIFLSEDGGESFTRITEGELGTAAFFSEDALYYGTYSEQAKLVKRDLSGEEQEISLPEMTEDGVVYVAQHPENPEQLAIYTVKGHAWQTQDAGENWTQILNAGQVQ; from the coding sequence ATGAAAAACAACTGGTTATGGCCGGTGATCGCAGCCGGGCTGTTCATTTCAGCTTGCGGCGCAGAAACGGCTCAACAGGAAACAGAAAATCCAGCTGACGCGTCTCCCGAATCAACTGAAGAAACCGAAACGGCTTCAGCTGTGGATAGTGCGGCAATGGAGCTGGAAGTGCCGTTTGACGGCGTGATGGATCACGTCCATGGCATGGGTTATATCGAAGAAAACGGCGGCTTGTATTTCGCTTCGCATCATGGATTGAAAGTGCACCGCGACGGAAAGTGGACGGAAATCGAAGATCAATACCATGATTTCATGGGCTTTAATGCGACAGCAACCGGTTTTGTGTCATCAGGGCATCCTGATATGCAATCCGGCATGCAAAATCCGCTCGGCATCAAACGCAGCGATGATGGGGGAGAAACTTTCGAAGACCTCGGGTTTGAAGGAGAAACGGATTTTCATGAAATGGCAGTCGGCTACAATACGAATAATTTATTCGTCTTCAATCCGCAGGCGAATTCCGAAATGGAAACCGGCTTCCACCGCAGCGACGATGCCGGAGAGACCTGGCAGCAGACAGCAGCAGAAGGGCTTGACGGGAAAGTGACCTATCTTGCGATGCATCCCGACGATTCGATGATGATCGCAGCAGCGTCGAACCAGGGAATCTTCTTGTCTGAAGATGGCGGCGAGAGCTTCACGCGCATCACGGAAGGTGAACTCGGAACGGCCGCATTCTTCAGTGAAGACGCGCTTTATTATGGCACGTACAGTGAACAGGCAAAACTGGTGAAACGCGACTTGTCAGGCGAGGAGCAGGAGATTTCCTTGCCGGAGATGACGGAAGACGGAGTTGTCTATGTTGCGCAGCATCCGGAAAATCCGGAGCAGTTGGCGATTTACACCGTCAAGGGCCATGCGTGGCAAACACAGGATGCCGGTGAAAACTGGACACAAATCTTGAATGCGGGGCAAGTGCAGTAA
- a CDS encoding phytoene desaturase family protein gives MTKRILVVGAGIGGLTAGSLLAKEGYEVTVLEAAVELGGCAGKYKRHPYLFPVGATLGMGLEPGGIHERVFRHLGKQMDLEPLGRVMEMVHPSGTFVFHKDRRTHVRELAAHFPEHRTAILSFYAELYRTARITRTLMGPLPALPPANVREWAALVKALRPVHLRLLPKFRLTLGDVLKKHGLHELDAFRHVLDGLLIDSMQTTTEDVSYLLAAVALDIYHEGAYYVPGGLYRFAELMADSIKENGGKVKKPRTVQTLEYQEGVWHARDQRGNSYEADAVVFNAPIQQLTELLPVDHHHRLKRPLQEGIGTETWTTLTLYLAIDAEKLSEPLPEFRQLSSGAAMDEGHHFFMSASRPDDRLRAPEGFQTVTISTHSKPGYWQPQEDYEAMRTELSERMLELIEQHIPGFRSAIVHVESGAPLAWQHYTGRPNGYVGGFAQTLDAALFKSISHHSGLPELYLTGDHIFPGGGTIGVAASGIHCARSISGKALLT, from the coding sequence ATGACGAAACGCATATTGGTCGTCGGCGCCGGCATCGGCGGATTGACGGCCGGCTCCTTGCTGGCAAAAGAAGGCTATGAAGTGACCGTGCTCGAAGCCGCAGTTGAACTCGGCGGCTGCGCCGGAAAATATAAGCGCCACCCGTACCTATTCCCGGTCGGCGCCACCCTCGGCATGGGACTCGAACCCGGCGGCATCCATGAACGCGTATTCCGCCATCTCGGAAAGCAAATGGATCTCGAGCCGCTCGGGCGGGTGATGGAAATGGTCCATCCGTCAGGCACTTTCGTTTTCCACAAGGACCGCAGGACGCATGTCCGTGAACTCGCTGCCCATTTTCCGGAGCACCGAACCGCGATCTTGTCGTTCTATGCGGAATTGTATCGCACGGCGCGCATCACCCGTACCTTGATGGGGCCGCTGCCTGCGCTGCCGCCTGCCAATGTGCGGGAATGGGCGGCGCTCGTGAAAGCTTTGCGCCCGGTTCACTTGCGCCTGTTGCCGAAGTTCCGGCTGACACTCGGTGACGTGTTGAAAAAGCACGGCCTCCACGAACTCGATGCGTTCCGCCATGTGCTCGATGGGCTGTTGATCGACAGCATGCAGACGACAACGGAAGATGTCTCGTATCTGCTTGCGGCAGTGGCGCTCGATATTTACCATGAAGGCGCTTATTACGTCCCGGGCGGCTTGTACCGTTTCGCGGAATTGATGGCGGACAGCATTAAAGAAAATGGCGGCAAAGTAAAAAAGCCGCGCACCGTACAGACGCTTGAGTATCAAGAAGGCGTCTGGCATGCCCGCGACCAGCGCGGCAATTCCTACGAAGCGGACGCCGTCGTCTTCAATGCGCCGATCCAGCAATTGACCGAGCTGTTGCCGGTCGATCATCATCACCGATTGAAACGCCCGCTGCAAGAAGGCATCGGCACCGAAACCTGGACGACTTTGACTTTATACTTGGCGATCGATGCAGAGAAACTGTCAGAACCTCTCCCCGAATTCCGCCAGCTCTCGAGCGGTGCGGCCATGGACGAAGGGCATCATTTCTTCATGTCGGCATCACGGCCCGATGACCGGCTGCGCGCCCCTGAAGGCTTCCAGACGGTGACCATTTCGACGCATTCGAAGCCCGGCTATTGGCAGCCGCAGGAGGATTATGAAGCGATGCGCACCGAACTCTCAGAGCGCATGCTGGAGTTGATCGAGCAGCATATCCCAGGATTCCGTTCGGCGATCGTCCATGTCGAAAGCGGCGCCCCGCTCGCCTGGCAGCATTATACCGGACGTCCGAACGGCTATGTGGGCGGCTTCGCGCAGACTTTGGATGCGGCGTTGTTCAAGTCCATTTCACATCATAGCGGTTTGCCGGAACTGTATCTGACGGGTGACCATATCTTCCCTGGCGGCGGCACGATCGGCGTCGCCGCAAGTGGCATCCATTGCGCACGCTCAATTTCCGGAAAAGCTTTGCTGACGTAA
- a CDS encoding four-helix bundle copper-binding protein encodes MVEHAQHAELSKTLHECMVACNHCFDACLKEDDVKMMAECIRLDRECADICSYLAQAIERNSPFVSQLAKVCAEICEACGNECKKHDHDHCQKCAEACMKCAEACRQVA; translated from the coding sequence ATGGTAGAACATGCACAACACGCAGAACTGTCCAAGACGCTCCATGAATGCATGGTGGCGTGCAACCATTGTTTCGATGCTTGCCTGAAGGAAGACGATGTGAAAATGATGGCCGAGTGCATCCGGCTCGACCGCGAATGTGCAGACATCTGCAGCTATCTCGCCCAAGCGATCGAACGCAACTCGCCGTTTGTGTCACAACTCGCGAAAGTATGTGCGGAGATTTGCGAAGCATGCGGAAACGAATGCAAAAAACATGACCATGACCATTGCCAAAAATGCGCGGAAGCTTGCATGAAATGCGCAGAAGCTTGCAGACAAGTGGCATAA
- a CDS encoding GNAT family N-acetyltransferase, protein MFVHKIDEELALKLVEMQDAERIFELTDRSRAALKEWLPWLDHTKTVEDTKNFIQSCAESFALGKSLNCAIVYQGELAGIAGFNEINEAKQTAYIGYWLDTEYQGQGIMTRVAGALTDYALTERGLNKVEIRAAVGNGKSRNIPIRLGFTEEGVIRQAEWLYDHFVDHVVYGMLKSEWPPEKDA, encoded by the coding sequence ATGTTTGTACATAAGATTGATGAAGAGTTAGCGTTGAAATTGGTCGAGATGCAAGACGCAGAGCGGATTTTTGAATTGACGGACCGTTCGCGTGCTGCACTGAAGGAATGGCTGCCATGGCTCGATCACACGAAAACCGTCGAGGATACGAAAAATTTCATCCAGTCGTGCGCTGAAAGTTTCGCGCTCGGAAAAAGCTTGAATTGCGCGATTGTCTACCAAGGCGAACTGGCCGGAATCGCCGGCTTCAACGAAATCAATGAAGCGAAACAGACGGCCTATATCGGCTATTGGCTCGACACGGAATACCAGGGACAGGGCATCATGACAAGGGTGGCGGGAGCGCTGACAGATTATGCGCTAACGGAGCGTGGGCTCAACAAAGTCGAGATCCGCGCAGCGGTCGGCAACGGGAAAAGCCGCAACATCCCGATCCGTCTCGGCTTTACGGAAGAAGGCGTAATCCGCCAAGCGGAATGGCTCTACGATCATTTCGTCGACCACGTTGTCTACGGCATGCTGAAATCGGAATGGCCACCTGAAAAAGACGCGTGA
- a CDS encoding DUF5316 family protein: MKHFLLGLLVSGLIALIAFLADDWSLLFPIAGAVAVIALVWAVISSATAGKQVKSSFNTSSERRRAQQARNAKVKNLVLFALPNLVLALVGLFILS, encoded by the coding sequence ATGAAGCATTTTCTACTCGGCCTTCTTGTGTCAGGCCTTATCGCACTCATCGCTTTCCTGGCAGATGACTGGTCGCTATTGTTCCCGATTGCGGGGGCCGTCGCCGTCATCGCACTCGTCTGGGCGGTCATCTCGTCCGCCACGGCAGGCAAGCAAGTGAAATCTTCATTCAACACGAGCTCGGAACGCCGCCGGGCACAGCAGGCGCGCAACGCCAAAGTGAAAAACCTTGTGCTGTTCGCGTTGCCGAACCTGGTGTTGGCGCTCGTCGGGTTGTTCATACTTTCCTAA
- a CDS encoding class I SAM-dependent methyltransferase has product MLSYYSSLSAEVYDLDKPIGKSFGDVEFYRERLAGNEGRILEPATGTGRLLVPLLEDGLHIDGFDSSSEMLDICRAHCKERGLHPKLFEADMETFRIDVEYDAIILPAGTFQLLAGREQAIKALKNFRKHLAPGGRLLVDLYVPQGFEIDRPRTRTWQTKAGAVITLESKTVEVDWIKQCSVSHNRYEKWQGGKLVQTELERFPMRWYGVEEFKLLLGSQGFEDIIVSSNYEYGQYPKDAQHAITFEAIAHI; this is encoded by the coding sequence ATGCTCAGCTATTATAGTTCCTTGTCTGCTGAAGTTTATGACCTGGATAAGCCGATCGGCAAATCGTTCGGCGATGTCGAGTTCTACAGGGAGCGGCTCGCAGGAAACGAAGGGCGTATTTTAGAACCCGCCACAGGGACCGGGCGCTTGCTTGTGCCGCTATTAGAAGATGGCCTTCACATCGACGGCTTCGACAGTTCATCTGAAATGCTTGATATTTGCCGCGCCCATTGCAAAGAACGCGGTTTGCATCCGAAATTATTCGAAGCGGATATGGAAACCTTCCGGATCGACGTCGAATACGATGCGATCATTTTGCCGGCCGGGACGTTCCAATTGCTTGCAGGGCGCGAACAGGCAATCAAAGCCTTGAAGAATTTCCGCAAGCATCTGGCGCCAGGTGGCCGTCTGCTCGTCGACCTCTATGTTCCGCAAGGTTTCGAGATCGACCGGCCGAGAACACGGACGTGGCAGACAAAAGCAGGCGCAGTGATCACGCTCGAGAGCAAGACCGTCGAAGTCGATTGGATCAAGCAATGTTCCGTGTCGCATAACCGCTACGAGAAATGGCAGGGCGGCAAGCTAGTCCAGACCGAACTCGAACGCTTCCCGATGCGCTGGTACGGCGTCGAGGAATTCAAGCTTCTGCTCGGCAGCCAGGGGTTCGAGGATATCATCGTGTCGTCCAATTACGAATACGGCCAATACCCGAAAGACGCTCAGCATGCCATCACCTTTGAAGCCATCGCACATATCTAA
- a CDS encoding magnesium transporter CorA family protein — protein MITIHKSSADGTLQTIEAIEKNCWINMVAPSEGETREIAERCNIPIEFLEDPLDLEESARIEYDEETNCTLIINDLPIVDDNSPQLDSYITIPIGIILGGDFIVTICSQATNSVENVIRKNVNTAMKNRFALEVLLAISTQYIVNLKKLNRQRLKVESNLKDSLTNKQLYKIMEIEKSLVYFLTSLKANGDVITKLFRTPSVKLYEDDEDLLEDVKIENNQGIETTELYTRILDSITGSYSSLISNELNNTMKTLTLFTVFLTLPTLIFSFFGMNVALPISGEQPGSWITTLVLSAILMLVIAVSLWKRRIF, from the coding sequence ATGATTACCATACATAAATCCTCTGCGGACGGCACTTTACAAACAATTGAGGCAATCGAGAAGAATTGCTGGATCAATATGGTGGCGCCTTCCGAAGGGGAAACCAGGGAAATAGCGGAACGCTGCAATATCCCCATAGAATTTTTAGAGGATCCATTGGATTTGGAAGAAAGCGCACGGATTGAATACGATGAAGAGACGAATTGCACATTGATCATCAATGACTTGCCGATTGTCGATGACAATAGCCCACAGCTCGACTCGTATATCACGATCCCCATCGGCATCATTTTGGGGGGAGATTTTATCGTCACCATCTGCAGCCAGGCGACGAACTCTGTAGAAAACGTCATCAGGAAAAACGTGAACACGGCGATGAAGAATCGCTTTGCGCTCGAAGTGCTATTGGCGATTTCCACCCAATACATAGTGAACCTGAAGAAACTGAACAGGCAGCGCCTCAAGGTCGAAAGCAATTTGAAGGACTCCTTAACGAACAAGCAACTCTATAAGATCATGGAGATCGAAAAGAGCCTGGTCTACTTCCTGACCTCATTGAAAGCGAATGGGGACGTCATCACGAAGCTGTTCCGGACGCCTTCGGTCAAATTGTATGAAGACGACGAAGACTTATTGGAAGACGTGAAAATCGAGAACAACCAAGGAATCGAAACGACCGAGTTGTATACGAGGATCCTGGACAGCATCACGGGATCGTATTCTTCGCTCATATCGAATGAATTGAACAACACGATGAAAACCTTGACCCTTTTCACGGTTTTCCTGACCTTGCCGACCTTGATCTTCAGCTTTTTCGGGATGAACGTGGCCTTGCCGATTTCCGGCGAACAGCCGGGGTCGTGGATCACGACACTGGTCCTGTCAGCCATTTTGATGCTGGTCATCGCTGTTTCTCTATGGAAAAGAAGGATATTCTAG
- a CDS encoding helix-turn-helix domain-containing protein, which yields MADPSIGTTLKILRKERKLTLKQLAENTGVSISFLSQVERGKSSVTLESLRKIADALHVDPSVFFSEQDAADWTSRLERFYYKDLTHGVQEANFVPVLVTLHPGDSEGNPFAHSGYEFLFVVEGELTVEVAGERSTIGPGDSTMFDASQTHYWFNLTDKEVKFLLVSSKTV from the coding sequence ATGGCTGATCCATCCATTGGCACGACTTTAAAAATACTGCGCAAAGAGCGCAAGCTGACATTGAAACAATTGGCGGAGAACACGGGCGTCTCGATCAGTTTCCTGTCGCAAGTGGAACGCGGCAAATCGAGCGTCACCCTGGAATCGCTCAGGAAAATCGCCGATGCGCTTCACGTCGACCCGAGCGTCTTTTTTTCGGAACAAGACGCGGCCGACTGGACATCGCGGCTCGAGCGATTTTACTACAAAGACCTGACACATGGCGTCCAGGAAGCGAATTTCGTCCCGGTGCTCGTCACCTTGCATCCTGGCGACAGCGAAGGCAATCCTTTTGCCCATAGCGGCTACGAGTTCCTCTTCGTCGTCGAAGGCGAATTGACTGTCGAAGTCGCAGGCGAACGCTCAACGATCGGCCCTGGCGATTCGACGATGTTCGACGCCAGCCAAACGCATTATTGGTTCAATCTGACCGACAAGGAAGTGAAATTTCTGTTGGTGTCGTCAAAGACGGTTTAA
- a CDS encoding MFS transporter gives MDKKTTRRVLTASLVGSSIEWFDYFLYGTMAALVFNQLFFVNEDPTVGLMLAYASFALAFFIRPFGGIIFSHIGDRIGRKKTLVITLSLMGIATFGMGLLPTYQAIGIWAPILLITLRLVQGLGIGGEWGGALLLATEYAPPEKRGLFGSIPQMGVTIGLVLGTLALWIMNLLPNDAFMTWGWRVPFILSALLVVFGLWIRKGVNETPEFKAVQASGEIPKVPIVETLKYHWREVLIAIGAKVVETAPFYIFGTFIVSYATTNLGFSRTATLGAVMVATVITTILIPVMGSLSDRVGRKKLYITGAAAMALFAFPYFWMIHQGSVFMLVLATIIGLGVIWAPITAVLGTMFSEIFDAKVRYTGVTLGYQIGAALAGGTAPLVATALLARFDNSYVPVAIYIIFTALISLVSIWAVKDLKQKQAAHPAATIAKESRA, from the coding sequence TTGGATAAGAAAACAACACGCCGAGTCCTGACGGCGAGTCTTGTGGGGAGCTCGATCGAATGGTTCGATTATTTCCTGTACGGGACGATGGCTGCACTGGTCTTTAACCAATTATTTTTCGTCAATGAAGATCCGACCGTCGGCTTGATGCTGGCGTATGCTTCATTTGCCTTGGCATTCTTCATCCGCCCGTTCGGCGGCATCATCTTCAGCCACATCGGCGACCGCATCGGACGCAAGAAAACCTTGGTCATCACGCTTAGCCTGATGGGTATCGCGACATTCGGCATGGGCTTATTGCCGACCTACCAGGCAATCGGCATCTGGGCGCCGATCCTGTTGATCACGCTGCGCCTCGTCCAGGGGCTTGGCATCGGCGGCGAATGGGGCGGGGCGCTATTGCTTGCGACCGAGTATGCACCGCCTGAAAAACGCGGCTTGTTCGGAAGCATCCCGCAAATGGGGGTCACCATTGGGCTTGTGCTCGGTACGCTCGCTTTATGGATCATGAATTTGCTACCGAACGACGCCTTCATGACATGGGGCTGGCGCGTGCCGTTCATCTTGAGCGCCTTGCTCGTCGTGTTCGGCTTGTGGATCCGCAAAGGCGTCAACGAAACACCGGAATTCAAGGCGGTCCAGGCATCTGGGGAGATCCCGAAAGTGCCGATCGTCGAAACTTTGAAATACCACTGGCGTGAAGTGTTGATCGCCATCGGGGCGAAAGTCGTCGAGACGGCGCCGTTTTATATTTTCGGCACGTTCATCGTATCCTACGCGACGACCAATCTCGGGTTCTCACGCACAGCGACACTCGGAGCGGTCATGGTCGCGACAGTCATCACCACGATCCTGATCCCGGTGATGGGCTCATTGTCTGACCGTGTCGGGCGCAAAAAATTGTATATCACGGGAGCGGCTGCGATGGCTCTATTCGCGTTCCCGTATTTCTGGATGATTCACCAAGGTTCCGTATTCATGCTCGTGCTGGCGACGATCATCGGCCTCGGCGTCATTTGGGCACCGATCACCGCTGTCCTTGGCACGATGTTCTCGGAAATCTTCGACGCCAAAGTGCGCTATACTGGTGTCACGCTCGGCTACCAGATCGGTGCTGCGCTCGCGGGTGGTACCGCACCGCTAGTCGCGACGGCGCTTCTCGCACGCTTCGACAATTCGTATGTGCCGGTGGCCATCTACATCATCTTCACCGCGTTGATTTCGCTTGTTTCCATCTGGGCAGTGAAAGACTTGAAACAAAAACAAGCGGCGCATCCAGCCGCCACCATAGCAAAAGAGAGCCGCGCATAA
- a CDS encoding ornithine cyclodeaminase family protein — translation MKIINEQQIQQNYKMSDAIGDVTALLHAKQQGKIDNPHRTVLDFPERQASALYMPSADTQEELAGVKVVTIFPDNPKQGKPTTQGVILLSDAKNGEHVAMMTASYLTRLRTGALSAIATDHLARKDSRVLAVIGTGAMAFEQVLGVLEVRDIETILLFNRTEEKAMRFKEQLEAFGVQARIEIAANAKQAVEAADIVACATRSTEPVFDGNDLKPGTHINGVGSYLPHMREMDETTIARADKIVADDLAGVQEEAGELIHAADSGKWSFDRLHAELAELVTGQSKGRETEDEITFFKCVGAAYFDLAVAKGVYRKAQDGKMGTDVEL, via the coding sequence ATGAAAATCATCAACGAACAGCAAATCCAGCAAAACTACAAAATGAGTGACGCGATCGGAGACGTCACCGCCTTGCTACACGCCAAGCAGCAAGGAAAGATCGACAACCCGCACCGCACAGTCCTTGATTTCCCGGAGCGGCAAGCCTCTGCCTTGTACATGCCGAGCGCCGATACACAAGAGGAACTCGCAGGCGTCAAAGTGGTGACTATTTTTCCGGACAATCCGAAACAAGGCAAGCCGACGACGCAAGGGGTGATTTTATTATCCGACGCGAAAAACGGCGAGCATGTCGCGATGATGACCGCCTCGTATTTGACACGGCTGCGCACCGGCGCGCTCAGTGCCATCGCCACCGATCATCTCGCACGCAAGGACAGCCGCGTGCTCGCGGTCATCGGGACCGGCGCCATGGCGTTCGAGCAAGTGCTCGGCGTGCTCGAAGTCCGGGACATCGAGACGATTTTGCTGTTTAACCGCACAGAAGAAAAAGCCATGCGCTTTAAAGAACAATTGGAAGCGTTCGGTGTCCAAGCCAGAATCGAAATCGCAGCGAATGCGAAACAAGCTGTCGAAGCAGCGGACATCGTCGCTTGTGCCACGCGCTCGACTGAACCGGTATTTGACGGCAATGACTTGAAGCCAGGCACGCACATCAACGGCGTCGGCTCGTATTTGCCGCATATGCGCGAGATGGACGAAACGACCATTGCGCGGGCGGATAAAATTGTCGCAGACGATCTCGCAGGCGTCCAGGAAGAGGCGGGGGAGTTGATCCACGCCGCGGATTCCGGCAAGTGGTCGTTCGACCGGCTCCATGCGGAACTGGCCGAACTCGTAACGGGACAAAGTAAAGGGCGCGAGACAGAAGATGAGATCACGTTCTTCAAATGTGTCGGGGCGGCGTATTTCGATTTAGCTGTCGCGAAAGGCGTTTACCGGAAAGCGCAGGACGGCAAGATGGGAACGGATGTTGAACTGTAA